One window from the genome of Pseudalkalibacillus hwajinpoensis encodes:
- a CDS encoding SDR family NAD(P)-dependent oxidoreductase: MEYAFLSSALRTSNAALPAYNATEAGIVSLSKSLASRYAKRKIRVNVISPGPIDTPLARKLYGTEDGFQKAYKQHPRGSFGTPLEIAKVVYFLSSEDASYINGHNLVVDG; encoded by the coding sequence ATGGAATATGCTTTTTTAAGTAGCGCATTGAGAACCTCCAACGCAGCTCTTCCAGCTTACAATGCAACAGAGGCAGGTATCGTCTCACTATCGAAATCATTGGCAAGTCGTTATGCGAAGCGGAAAATACGTGTGAACGTTATTTCGCCAGGACCAATTGATACCCCTCTTGCTCGGAAGTTATATGGCACAGAGGATGGGTTTCAGAAAGCCTATAAACAACATCCTAGAGGGTCATTTGGAACGCCTCTTGAAATCGCAAAAGTGGTTTACTTTCTATCAAGTGAGGACGCAAGTTATATTAATGGTCATAATCTTGTTGTTGATGGTTGA
- a CDS encoding peptidoglycan-binding domain-containing protein — translation MKSTTSTLIVSAGDRGKEVERIQELLIRAGMDLREFGADGIFGRETQEAVEKFQRLTGLVEDGIVGPKTLAALKRAPKGGFSMNAPVRPYPGRYVMNGDRGKDVEAVQRAVNVNPDGIFGPATEKAVRAYQKRKGLSVDGIVGPDTWNMLF, via the coding sequence GTGAAATCTACTACCAGCACACTTATTGTTAGTGCAGGTGATCGTGGGAAAGAAGTTGAGAGAATTCAAGAACTTCTCATTCGTGCAGGAATGGACCTGCGTGAATTTGGGGCGGACGGTATTTTTGGAAGAGAAACGCAGGAAGCAGTTGAGAAATTTCAGCGATTAACAGGTCTAGTGGAAGATGGGATTGTTGGTCCCAAAACACTTGCTGCGTTGAAGCGAGCTCCAAAAGGTGGGTTCTCTATGAATGCTCCAGTAAGACCTTACCCTGGTCGATATGTGATGAATGGCGATCGTGGCAAAGATGTAGAAGCCGTTCAACGAGCGGTTAATGTGAACCCAGATGGTATCTTTGGACCCGCAACTGAAAAGGCTGTAAGGGCTTATCAGAAAAGAAAAGGATTATCAGTAGATGGGATTGTTGGTCCAGATACATGGAATATGCTTTTTTAA